The genomic interval CGGTACGCCGCAGCCGGCCGCCGAGCACGTCGCGACCCCCGCGGAGCCCGTCGAGGCCGGCGAGAGCCTGCCCGCCGCCGTCGCCGAGGAGCTCGCCGCCGAGGTGGAGGAGGTCGAGGAGGCCGCCCCGCGCGGACGCCAGCGCCGCCGGGCCACCGCCGCCGCCGGCCGCCCCGAGTTCACCACCAAGCCCGAGGAGCCGACCCGCAAGGGCCGGCGCGCGACGCGCCCCGCCGTCGCCGTCTTCCAGGCCCCGGTCTTCGCCGAGCCGATGTTCCAGACCCCCGAGACGGCGGCCGCCGCCGCTGCCGCGGCCGGTTCCCCCTCGGCGCCCGACGAGGCCGACGAGGTCGAGGAGCAGCAGACCGCCGAGGTCGAGCAGAGCGCCCCGCCCGCCGAGGCCGCGCCGCAGGGCGGCTCGCGCCGCCGTCGTCGTCGCCGTGGCGAGGCCGACGTGACCGAGCAGGCCGCCGAGCCGGCCGCTCCCGTGGCGGCGCCCGTCGAGCAGCCCGCCGACGAGGAGGCCCCCGAGGCCGAGGCGGACGAGCACGAGGGCGAGGACACCGATGAGTACGGCGACCGCCCCTCGCGCCGTCGCCGCCGTGGCGGCCGTCGCCGCCGCCGTGGCGAGGCCAACGACACGGACGACGAGCAGCACACTGACGACGTGCCCGCGCCGTCCCGCGGTGAGGAGCCCCGCTCCGAGGACGAGCAGGGCCGGGGCCGGAGCCAGGTCCCGGACGCCGCCGACGAGCAGGACGAGGACGACGACGACTCCTCGGCCTCCGGTTCGAGCAGCAGCCGCCGTCGCCGCCGTCGCCGTCGCCGCAGCGGTGACGCCGCGGCCGAGGCCGACCACGGCACCACCGACGACCCGGAGCGTACGGTCGTCAAGGTCCGCGAGCCCCGCAAGAAGGAGGAGCGCGAGCCGGGCACCGGTTTCGACGAGGTCCAGTCCATCAAGGGCTCGACCCGTATGGAGGCCAAGAAGCAGCGCCGTCGCGAGGGCCGCGAGCAGGGCCGCCGCCGGGTCCCGATCATCACCGAGGCGGAGTTCCTCGCCCGCCGCGAGGCCGTCGAGCGCGTGATGGTCGTCCGCCAGAGCGGCGAGCGCACCCAGATCGGCGTCCTCGAGGACAACGTGCTCGTCGAGCACTACGTCAACAAGGAGCAGGCCACCAGCTACGTCGGCAACGTCTACCTGGGCAAGGTCCAGAACGTGCTGCCGTCCATGGAGGCCGCCTTCGTCGACATCGGCAAGGGCCGCAACGCCGTCCTGTACGCCGGTGAGGTCAACTTCGAGGCGCTCGGCATGGCCCACGGGCCGCGCCGCATCGAGACCGCGCTCAAGTCCGGCCAGTCGGTCCTGGTCCAGGTGACCAAGGACCCGATCGGCCACAAGGGCGCGCGTCTGACCAGCCAGGTCTCGCTGCCCGGCCGCTACCTCGTCTACGTGCCCGAGGGCTCGATGACCGGGATCAGCCGCAAGCTGCCCGACACCGAGCGCTCCCGCCTCAAGACCATCCTCAAGAAGATCGTCCCCGAGGACGCGGGCGTCATCGTGCGCACCGCCGCCGAGGGCGCGAGCGAGGACGAGCTGCGCCGTGACGTCGAGCGGCTCCAGGGGCAGTGGGAGGACATCCAGCGGAAGGCGAAGGGCACCAGCGGCTCGAACGCGCCGACGCTGCTCTACGGCGAGCCGGACATGACCGTCCGGGTCGTCCGCGACATCTTCAACGAGGACTTCTCCAAGGTCATCGTCAGCGGCGACGAGGCATGGGAGACCATCCACGGTTACGTCTCGCACGTCGCGCCCGACCTCACCGAGCGGCTTTCCCGCTGGACCTCCGAGGTCGACGTCTTCGCGACGTACCGCATCGACGAGCAGCTGATGAAGGCGCTGGACCGCAAGGTCTACCTGCCCAGCGGCGGTTCGCTGGTGATCGACAAGACCGAGGCGATGATCGTCGTCGACGTCAACACCGGCAAGTTCACCGGCCAGGGCGGCAACCTGGAGGAGACCGTCACCAGGAACAACCTGGAGGCGGCCGAGGAGATCGTGCGTCAGCTGCGGCTGCGCGACCTCGGCGGCATCGTCGTCGTCGACTTCATCGACATGGTGCTGGAGTCCAACCGGGACCTGGTGCTGCGGCGGCTCCTGGAGTGCCTGGGCCGCGACCGCACCAAGCACCAGGTCGCCGAGGTCACCTCGCTGGGCCTGGTCCAGATGACCCGCAAGCGGGTGGGCCAGGGTCTGCTGGAGTCCTTCTCCGAGACCTGTGTCCACTGCAACGGGCGCGGCGTCATCGTCCACATGGAGCAGCCGACGTCCGTCGGCGGCGGTGGTGGCGGCAAGAAGTCCAAGAAGCGCGGTCGCGGCGGCGCGGGCCAGGACCATGAGCACGGTCACGACCACGAGCACGGCCACGACGAGCACGCCGCCGAACCCGCCGAGACCGAGTCCGAGGCCGAGCTGGCCGCGGAGGTCGCCGCCCCGGTGTCCCTGGCGGACCTGGAACAGGCCGCCGACGAGGAGTTCTACAGCAGCCCCGCCGAAGCCGAGGCCGCCGCCACGCGCGGCCGTGGCCGCCGTCGGGCCTCCCGCAAGGCGTCGGCCCCGGCCGGCGCCCCGAGGGCCGAGGCGCCCGCCCCGGCTGTCGAGGCTCCCGTCGCCGAGGCCCGGCCCGAGCCGGTTCTCGACACGCCCGCCGAGACCCCGCCCGCCGAGGCCGCCGCTGTGGAGGCCCCGGAGACCGCCGAGGTCCCCGAGGCTCCGGTCGAGGCCGCGCCCCAGGGGCGCCCGCGCCGTCGGGCCACCCGTAAGGCGACCGCCCCGGCGGGTTCGCCGAAGCAGGCCGAGGCCGCGGAGCCGGTCCGGCCGGCCGAGCCCACCACGGACCCGGTCGCGGTCGAGGACCCGGTCGTCGAGGCGCCCGCCGTCGAGACGCCGGCCCCCGAGGCTCCGGAGGCTCCGGCGGAGAAGGCCCCCGAGGCCGAGGCCCC from Streptomyces sp. CA-278952 carries:
- a CDS encoding Rne/Rng family ribonuclease — protein: MPQPNEPGTTGNNEENTPGDKLPPRRRRRAASRPAGPPGATVAPAEDVTPAIPADGSAAPAADDTPGETVAETAPPARARRRAVRKATAPAGAPEPVENVENTEPAPVAEAPAPVAAEEESAAPAPRARRRAVRKATAPAGAPEAAETVAPVVETPVELAEEAEPEEETEAVVEVVEEPPAPRRRRASRKATAPAGAPAAAEAAVVVEPAVAAEPAAAVVEPEPAEAPRGRARRRASAPAGTPGAAAPVAETVTEPAPVAAEAPAAEAEAVEETPAPRSRRRASRKASAPAGTPQPAAEHVATPAEPVEAGESLPAAVAEELAAEVEEVEEAAPRGRQRRRATAAAGRPEFTTKPEEPTRKGRRATRPAVAVFQAPVFAEPMFQTPETAAAAAAAAGSPSAPDEADEVEEQQTAEVEQSAPPAEAAPQGGSRRRRRRRGEADVTEQAAEPAAPVAAPVEQPADEEAPEAEADEHEGEDTDEYGDRPSRRRRRGGRRRRRGEANDTDDEQHTDDVPAPSRGEEPRSEDEQGRGRSQVPDAADEQDEDDDDSSASGSSSSRRRRRRRRRSGDAAAEADHGTTDDPERTVVKVREPRKKEEREPGTGFDEVQSIKGSTRMEAKKQRRREGREQGRRRVPIITEAEFLARREAVERVMVVRQSGERTQIGVLEDNVLVEHYVNKEQATSYVGNVYLGKVQNVLPSMEAAFVDIGKGRNAVLYAGEVNFEALGMAHGPRRIETALKSGQSVLVQVTKDPIGHKGARLTSQVSLPGRYLVYVPEGSMTGISRKLPDTERSRLKTILKKIVPEDAGVIVRTAAEGASEDELRRDVERLQGQWEDIQRKAKGTSGSNAPTLLYGEPDMTVRVVRDIFNEDFSKVIVSGDEAWETIHGYVSHVAPDLTERLSRWTSEVDVFATYRIDEQLMKALDRKVYLPSGGSLVIDKTEAMIVVDVNTGKFTGQGGNLEETVTRNNLEAAEEIVRQLRLRDLGGIVVVDFIDMVLESNRDLVLRRLLECLGRDRTKHQVAEVTSLGLVQMTRKRVGQGLLESFSETCVHCNGRGVIVHMEQPTSVGGGGGGKKSKKRGRGGAGQDHEHGHDHEHGHDEHAAEPAETESEAELAAEVAAPVSLADLEQAADEEFYSSPAEAEAAATRGRGRRRASRKASAPAGAPRAEAPAPAVEAPVAEARPEPVLDTPAETPPAEAAAVEAPETAEVPEAPVEAAPQGRPRRRATRKATAPAGSPKQAEAAEPVRPAEPTTDPVAVEDPVVEAPAVETPAPEAPEAPAEKAPEAEAPVAAPPRARRRATRKVTAPAGSPTGSDDAEVLVVASAPEAKAPESDGRGAEGAAGAEEAAESGTTDSESESESTEPAPAKKTARKAAAKKAPAKKAAAKKTVAKKTAAKKTTAKTAAKKTTKKTVAAEQSSPSVTASTPSAEDGSSAG